The stretch of DNA GAGTGCGGCTCGGCAGCGGACGATCGGGTGCGCGGCCAGCTGATCGAACCGCGCGAGGTGCCGCTGGGCGGCCCGCGCGGAATGCAGGTTCGGCGCACGTTGCCGCGGCGCGCGCGGTCGTTGATCGGTGCTTGGTGCTTCGTGGACCACTACGGTCCCGAAGACGTCGCGGCGACCGGTGGGATGCGCGTCGCGGGGCATCCGCACACCGGGCTGCAGACGGTGTCGTGGCTGTTCAGCGGCGAGATCGAGCACCGCGACACCACCGGTGCGCACGCGCGCGTGCGACCCGGCGAGGTCAAGCTGATGACCGCCGGTGCGGGAATCGCCCACTCCGAGTACTCCACTGCGGACACGACCGTGCTGCACGGTGTTCAGCTGTGGGTGGCGTTGCCGGAGCGAAGTCGTTTCACCGCACCGGGTTTCGAGCACTTCGCACCGCCGGTGGTCGAGCACGAAGGCGCTCGTGCACTGGTGTTCATCGGTTCGCTGCTGGGGTGC from Saccharopolyspora sp. SCSIO 74807 encodes:
- a CDS encoding pirin family protein, whose translation is MSNIEAAPAEFECGSAADDRVRGQLIEPREVPLGGPRGMQVRRTLPRRARSLIGAWCFVDHYGPEDVAATGGMRVAGHPHTGLQTVSWLFSGEIEHRDTTGAHARVRPGEVKLMTAGAGIAHSEYSTADTTVLHGVQLWVALPERSRFTAPGFEHFAPPVVEHEGARALVFIGSLLGCTAPVRTHTPLLGAEITLPAEREVRIEVDPAFEHGVLVDTGAVAASGVEATAGGLVYQPPGAGELSLRSADGARVLLLGGPPLGEQIVMWWNFVGRSHEEIVEFREQWQAERDGAGTGRFGPFPQQWAQTLPAPALPNARLRRRG